In a single window of the Nocardiopsis composta genome:
- a CDS encoding alpha/beta fold hydrolase: MTHLRHAADRTETLRTPDGAELRVHVRGSDRPRCTVLLAHGWGFTSDTWAAQASRLAAGSGGALRVVRWDHRGHGGSGRGTAPITMDLLAEDLALVAAETAARGPVVLGGHSLGGMAITALAAARPELFGDRVAGVLLAAATAGGLDTTGPGFPLPERAGGAAVGAVMWTLRTVPGPIEAVRRIAAPHSGLWRAAVRRGFFGPDARIADVAACAQQMHAVPADVLGEYHAALVRHDVRDRLKALHRVPVTVLTGGYDRMIAPSHAQDLCRALPGARPHTVDRAGHMLPVEAPEKVSALLAELCGVDLAPL; the protein is encoded by the coding sequence ATGACCCACCTGCGCCATGCCGCCGACCGCACCGAGACCCTCCGCACCCCCGACGGGGCCGAACTGCGCGTGCACGTCCGGGGCTCCGACCGGCCCCGGTGCACCGTGCTGCTGGCGCACGGCTGGGGGTTCACCTCCGACACCTGGGCCGCGCAGGCGTCGCGGCTGGCCGCGGGGAGCGGCGGCGCCCTCCGGGTGGTCCGCTGGGACCACCGCGGGCACGGCGGATCGGGGCGGGGGACCGCGCCGATCACCATGGACCTGCTCGCCGAGGACCTCGCCCTGGTCGCCGCGGAGACCGCGGCGCGGGGCCCGGTGGTGCTGGGCGGGCACTCGCTGGGCGGAATGGCGATCACCGCGCTGGCCGCGGCCCGGCCGGAGCTGTTCGGCGACCGGGTGGCCGGGGTGCTGCTGGCGGCCGCGACCGCCGGCGGCCTGGACACCACGGGACCGGGGTTCCCGCTTCCGGAGCGGGCCGGCGGGGCGGCGGTCGGGGCGGTGATGTGGACGCTGCGGACGGTTCCGGGCCCGATCGAGGCGGTGCGCCGGATCGCCGCCCCGCACTCGGGGCTCTGGCGGGCGGCGGTCCGGCGCGGCTTCTTCGGCCCGGACGCCCGGATCGCGGACGTGGCCGCCTGCGCCCAGCAGATGCACGCCGTGCCCGCCGACGTGCTCGGCGAGTACCACGCCGCGCTGGTCCGGCACGACGTCCGGGACCGGCTGAAGGCGCTGCACCGCGTCCCGGTCACCGTGCTGACCGGCGGGTACGACCGGATGATCGCCCCGAGCCACGCCCAGGACCTGTGCCGCGCCCTGCCCGGCGCCCGGCCGCACACCGTCGACCGGGCCGGCCACATGCTCCCGGTCGAGGCCCCCGAGAAGGTGTCCGCCCTGCTCGCCGAGTTGTGCGGGGTCGACCTCGCACCGCTCTGA
- a CDS encoding FAD-dependent oxidoreductase: MASESAPPAAPAPPAEEHAFDYDVVVIGSGFGGSVSALRLTEKGYRVGVLEAGRRYTPETLPENSWDLKNFIWAPHLGLYGIQRIHLLRDVMILAGAGVGGGSLNYANTLYEPLDDFYDDPQWRGITDWRRELGPYYDQAKRMLGVRTNPTMTPSDVHLKAVAEDMGVGGTFHLAPVGVYFGDGRDADGSCPAEPGRSGGDPYFGGAGPERRACIECGECMTGCRHGAKNMLTENYLYLAERNGAEIHPMTTVERLRERPASAGGGYAVDTLVTGARRIRRNARTFTARQVVVAAGTWGTQNLLHRMRDTGLLPRLSARLGALTRTNSESLGGAMTRHIDPPEDFSRGVAITSSIHPDGHTHVEPVRYGKGSNAMGMLATIQVPGGGRVPRWLRFIGEAARHPYVFVRSLSVRRFSERAIIGLVMQSLDNSLTTYTRRGALGRRVLTSRQGHGEPNPTWIPQGQEVLRRLAEKIDGFPGGTVGEIFDIPLTAHFLGGCPIGASPEEGVIDPYHRLYGHPGIHVVDGSAVSANLGVNPSLTITAQAERAMSFWPNSGEPDPRPEQGAPYRSVAPVHPRTPAVPPGAFGELRFTRSLPIAPADPAPDPAAVAAGAARTAESTGK, encoded by the coding sequence GTGGCTTCTGAATCCGCGCCCCCCGCCGCCCCCGCCCCGCCCGCCGAAGAGCACGCCTTCGACTACGACGTCGTCGTCATCGGCTCGGGCTTCGGCGGCTCGGTCAGCGCACTGCGGCTCACCGAGAAGGGGTACCGGGTCGGCGTCCTGGAGGCCGGCCGGCGCTACACCCCCGAGACGCTGCCGGAGAACTCCTGGGACCTGAAGAACTTCATCTGGGCCCCGCACCTGGGCCTCTACGGCATCCAGCGCATCCACCTGCTGCGCGACGTGATGATCCTGGCCGGGGCGGGCGTCGGCGGCGGCTCGCTGAACTACGCCAACACCCTCTACGAGCCGCTGGACGACTTCTACGACGACCCGCAGTGGCGCGGCATCACCGACTGGCGCCGCGAACTCGGCCCCTACTACGACCAGGCCAAGCGGATGCTGGGGGTGCGCACCAACCCCACGATGACCCCCTCCGACGTGCACCTCAAGGCGGTCGCAGAGGACATGGGGGTGGGCGGCACCTTCCACCTCGCCCCGGTCGGCGTCTACTTCGGCGACGGACGCGACGCGGACGGGTCGTGCCCGGCCGAGCCCGGCCGCTCCGGCGGGGACCCCTACTTCGGCGGCGCCGGGCCCGAGCGGCGGGCCTGCATCGAGTGCGGCGAGTGCATGACCGGCTGCCGGCACGGCGCCAAGAACATGCTCACCGAGAACTACCTCTACCTCGCCGAGCGGAACGGCGCCGAGATCCACCCGATGACCACGGTGGAGCGGCTCCGGGAGCGGCCCGCCTCCGCGGGCGGCGGCTACGCGGTGGACACCCTGGTCACCGGCGCCCGGCGGATCCGGCGCAACGCCCGCACCTTCACCGCCCGCCAGGTGGTGGTCGCCGCCGGGACCTGGGGCACCCAGAACCTGCTGCACCGGATGCGCGACACCGGCCTGCTCCCCCGGCTGTCGGCCCGGCTCGGCGCGCTCACCCGGACCAACTCCGAGTCCCTGGGCGGCGCGATGACCCGGCACATCGACCCGCCGGAGGACTTCTCCCGCGGCGTGGCGATCACCTCCTCCATCCACCCCGACGGGCACACCCACGTCGAGCCGGTCCGCTACGGCAAGGGCTCCAACGCGATGGGGATGCTGGCCACCATCCAGGTGCCGGGCGGCGGCCGGGTGCCCCGCTGGCTGCGCTTCATCGGCGAGGCCGCCCGCCACCCCTACGTCTTCGTGCGCAGCCTGTCGGTGCGCCGGTTCTCCGAGCGGGCGATCATCGGGCTGGTCATGCAGTCCCTGGACAACTCGCTGACCACCTACACCCGGCGCGGGGCGCTGGGCCGCCGGGTGCTCACCTCCCGGCAGGGCCACGGCGAGCCCAACCCGACCTGGATACCGCAGGGCCAGGAGGTGCTGCGCCGGCTGGCCGAGAAGATCGACGGCTTCCCCGGCGGGACCGTCGGCGAGATCTTCGACATCCCGCTGACCGCGCACTTCCTCGGCGGCTGCCCGATCGGCGCGAGCCCGGAGGAGGGGGTGATCGACCCCTACCACCGGCTCTACGGGCACCCCGGGATCCACGTGGTGGACGGGTCGGCGGTCTCCGCCAACCTCGGGGTGAACCCGTCGCTGACCATCACCGCCCAGGCCGAGCGCGCGATGTCCTTCTGGCCGAACAGCGGCGAGCCGGACCCCCGCCCCGAGCAGGGCGCCCCGTACCGTTCGGTGGCCCCGGTGCACCCGCGCACCCCCGCGGTGCCCCCCGGCGCCTTCGGCGAGCTGCGCTTCACCCGGAGCCTGCCGATCGCCCCCGCCGACCCCGCCCCCGACCCGGCCGCGGTCGCGGCCGGCGCCGCCCGGACCGCGGAAAGCACCGGGAAATAG
- a CDS encoding DUF6230 family protein yields the protein MPDQPIEEPPIDEAPDGGTRWRKFGLALLPGLGAAAILGLMTTQGLLAASFAVSGDSFKLSASSLEGEGFTQYGDVATSVDDSSRPVGLSTVDSAELADMCMSVLMPLPIGEATLLINAGGERPVEGSNLTLDIEQLQGNAEFSQIEIGRDASTLDKAEGGAGPAGGFGLQADTISVQDPEITSWAVNAGTLKLSGLTLALKPGDHECF from the coding sequence ATGCCTGACCAGCCGATCGAAGAGCCCCCGATCGACGAGGCCCCCGACGGCGGGACCCGGTGGCGCAAGTTCGGGCTCGCCCTCCTCCCCGGCCTCGGGGCGGCGGCGATCCTCGGCCTGATGACCACCCAGGGCCTGCTGGCCGCCTCCTTCGCGGTCTCCGGAGACAGCTTCAAGTTGTCGGCGTCCTCCCTGGAGGGCGAGGGCTTCACCCAGTACGGCGACGTCGCCACCTCGGTGGACGACAGCTCCCGGCCGGTCGGGCTGTCCACGGTGGACAGCGCCGAGCTCGCCGACATGTGCATGTCGGTGCTGATGCCGCTGCCGATCGGGGAGGCGACGCTGCTGATCAACGCCGGCGGCGAGCGGCCGGTGGAGGGCAGCAACCTCACCCTGGACATCGAGCAGCTGCAGGGCAACGCGGAGTTCTCCCAGATCGAGATCGGCCGCGACGCCAGCACCCTGGACAAGGCCGAGGGCGGCGCCGGCCCGGCCGGCGGCTTCGGGCTGCAGGCCGACACCATCAGCGTGCAGGACCCGGAGATCACCTCCTGGGCGGTGAACGCGGGCACCCTCAAGCTCAGCGGGCTCACCCTGGCGCTCAAGCCCGGTGACCACGAGTGCTTCTGA